The sequence below is a genomic window from Dyadobacter sp. CECT 9275.
AAACGGCTGCTCTGTCAGTTCAAGCGGGACCGAAGCGGTTTGATCTAAAAAAAAGCGCAGGTCTTCGGCAGAATAACCCTCATTGGCATCAACACGTACAGTGAAATAATCACCGAAAGTCTCATACAAACGGATAACCCTTTCAGCATCTTCCTGTGCATTCACGCCGGTCTTGATTTTTAGTATTCTGAATCCCTGATCTTTATATTCCTTTGCTTCATACAGCGTTTCTGCCACGTTTTTAATGCCGATGGTTATCGACGTGGGCATACTGTTATGATGGCGGCCATAAAAATCTACAACCGGCAGCCCTATCCACTTTCCGAAGGCATCGTGCAGTGCAATGTCAATGGCAGCCAAGGTGGCCGGAAAGTCTGGGTATATCTGCCGGAAGAATGCGATATGCGACAGGAATTCCCGTATATCCTTTCCCTTCAATCCAAGATACACCTTCTCCGAACCCAGATTGTACAAGGTCTGTTCCGGTGTTTCACCAATTACCTCCGGATCCGGATTGGCTGCTCCTTTACCGATGACGCCATTTGAAAGCTCAACCTCAAAAAAAATGATTTCTGCCACACTGATGGTCTCCCTCGCAATGGTGTAAGGCCTTTTCAGCGGAACGGATTTAGCATAGGACCTGATCGTCTTGATGTTCATGGTACCATTGCTTTCATAACCGGAACAATACCCTCACAACCCTCCTGAATAGGAAGTAAAACCGGGATCCCCAGTTCGGTTTCATATTTCTTTTGAAAAGACCTGTACGTCTCCTCGTCACAATTTTCAGTATTCAGTGCCAATCCTATTACTTGCGAGCCATAGAGACGGATCAGCTCAATTTCCGATTCAACCGTGGGGATTTTACCAAAATGCGGTTCCATGTCAAAATATTCCCTGGTAGGAGAGTGAACCAGAATCACCTGTTTGGCCATACCCGAAAGCAGGAATTCCGCCCCGCAAGGACCGCTCGGATTCCTTAATGCCGACTGCCCCTCAATAAAAATGATGTCGGGGTTGGTCTCCCTGGCACAGGTCAGGATCGCATGTTCGAGCTCTCCCGAAACAAAATCATTCAGGGTTGAATCAAAAATAAAACCATACTGTCCTCCCTGCAGCCAGCCTGTTTGTCCGGTATAGATCATCTGGGCCTGAAGCCCGGCCTCCCAGCAGGCTTTCACCAGTAACCGGGTAGCGGTACGTTTGCCCAGGGCGCAGTCTGTACCCATAACGGCTACCACAGGGGTTTTAAGTTGAAGTATCTCCCCGGTCCAAAAATGAAGGTCACGGAAGGATTTGGGTTTACGGATGTCATGCAGCTCCACTCCGTTCTCTGCTGCAAGATCCACGATATCCTTATGCTCTGAAAGGTAATCATGCAGCCCGTTAATAACGGACAATTTATTCTGAACAGCTGTTTCCACCATTTTCAGCATAAAACCTGGAAATTTACCACCTGTTGTTGCCACCCCGACAATACAGTAAGCAGGAGCGGCCGACATCGCGTCTTCCACTCCGGCAAAAATGGGGATGTTCCGAAAAATCCCGTCCAGTACCTCCCCGGCATCCTTACCAGCATGTTTACCGTCAACCACTCCCACAATTTCAAAACGCTCGCTTTCACGAATCAGCCCGTGTGCAGTTTTAGCATCGGGAGTGTCCAAAAGCCCGGCGGTGAGTAAAATAGCTTTCTGCATAAAACAAGGTATTAATGTTATACCAATAGATTAAAATTCTTATTAATTATGCAATATTGTAATAATATTCCTAAATTACACATGAATTAAGAATATATACTCCAAAAGAAAATGACGGAAGACCTGGACAAGAAAATTCTAAATCTGCTGCAAAAAAACGCCAAGCTCACTATTAAAGAACTTGCCGAAACACTGGAAATGAGTACCACGCCTGTTTTTGAGCGCATCAAACGCCTGGAACGAGAAGGTGTCATCAAGGGATATGTGGCTATTATAGACCAGGAAAAGGTGGGGCGCGGACAAACGGTTTTTGTCAATATAAAAATGCCGGTATACACGGCTGAAAACATTGCCCTTTTTGAGGATCAGATCAGGGAAATGCCACAAGTACTTGAATGTTACCATCTGGCCGGCCCTATCGATTATCAGCTTAAAGTTGTGGTAGAAAACATCAAAGAATACGACCGCTTCCTGCTGGAAATATCCAAAATCCGGAACGTAAATATCGAAAGCAGCGTGATTGTGCTGCATGACGTGAAACAACAAACTGCCATTACATTATGAGAAATGTTTTACTAACTGCTTTTAAGATGTATAAATCTTGTTTAAACCGGCCAAAAACCCGATGGGCAGGGGTGGTGATTTTAGCAGGGCTCTTTTTATTTTCCTGTAAAACTTCCAAAAAAGTAACGGTCACTAAGGATATGAAAACCAGGCTGGACAACCTGTTGGCAACCGTTCCTGACTTCAGTGGTGTGCTGCTCGTGGCAGACCAGGGAAAAATCGTTTATCATAAAGCATGGGGTTACAGAAGTTTTGAAACGAAGGAATCGATGGATACCGCTTCTGTTTTTGAGCTGGCTTCGGTGTCCAAACAGTTTACCGCCCTGACGATCATGCAAATGAAAGAAGCCGGAAAATTATCTTTTGACGACCCGATTGACAAATATCTCCCGGGCCTGCCTTATACGGGCGTCACAATCCGGCACCTGCTCACGCACACATCAGGACTTCCTGATTATCAAGAAATTATGGATAAGTATTGGAACAAAACCAAAGTGGCCGGTAATACGGATAACATCGCCTATCTGATACAGTACCACCCGCCCAGGCTTTTTGAACCGGGAGAAAAGTATGCATACAGTAATACCGGTTATATGCTTCTGGCGAGTATCACCGAAAAAGTTTCCGGCCAGGATTTCATCACATTCTGCAGAACCCGTTTTTTCGGACCAGCACAAATGACGCAAACCGATATCAGGACCGTTGCCGAAAAAAAGCAGCTGCCCAACCTGGCAGCGGGGCATATTTATGTAAAGGAAAAACAACAGTATGTACCTGCCGACTCATTTCCTCAGTTTAATTACGCCATCTGGCTTGGCAATCGGAAGGGTCCGGGCAGGGTAAGCTCCACCTCCGCCGACCTGCTGAAATGGGACAGGATCTTGTATTCGGGTAAAATTGTGAAACCGGAAACACTGCTGGAAGCATTTTCACCAACCCGCCTGAACGACGACTCGCTTTCCTGGTATGGCTTTGGCTGGAAGATCAGACAAAGTAAAAAAGGAAAAGTAGTGTGGCACAACGGAGATAACCCAGGTTATGCCACACAATTTGAACGTTATATTGATGCAGACAAAACCATTATCCTGCTGTCCAACAACGCTCATCCGAAAATTCCGGACATCCTTCAAAGCGTGGAAGCTATTGTAGAAGAATAGGCTCGTAGAAAATCTGTCGTCAAAGAGAGAACGGAAGCGTTCTCCCTTATTAAACTGTGGTTTCTGCGGGAATCACAGTTTTCCACCTTCCCAGCCGGTAACCCCACACTGCGTAGTAAAACAGAAACAGATAACAGGGAATGAGCACCAGCACCGAGGTTTGCGGCCAGCCAGGATTGTAATCGATCAGGGTACCGAAGATCAACGGGAATATCCCTCCGCCAATGACCGACATCAGCAATAATGCGGACCCGATCTTTGTAAATCTTTTCAGATTTCTGATGGCCAAGCCCCATATCGTACCCCACAACAGTGCCGATCCGAAACCCGTGCAGATCAGACAATATACGGAGATCAGCCCGCTGGTGAAATAAGAAGCCGTCACCATCACAATTCCACCAATGGCACAGTACATCAGCGCAGCCTGTTGCGACAACCACCTGGGAATAAGGATTGTACTGGAAACATATCCGACCAGCATGGCATACAGGGCATATTCCGCAAAATGCCTGGCTTCGTTTAGCGGGATACCCAACGCGCGGCTGTAGACAATAATGCCGTCAATAGGAATTACTTCACATGCAGCAGACATAAAAAGTGCCAGTACACCCAGTACCAGATAAGGATACTGGAATACACTGGTCCGGTCATCTGTTCCAGAATCTGCAGACACAGACTGGTCGGCGTGCTCATCTATCTCCGGAAGTTTAGAAAGCCATACCAGCACCGCCAGAGCCAGCAGGATGAGGGTGATCACCAGATATGGATTCACAACCTTCAGAATATATTCGTCCAGAATTGCTGCCCTTTCCACATTTGTTGCAGCGCTGATGCTTTCAACGATACTATCGGCATTCAATAAAAATATGGCTCCCAGAATTCGTTGGCTCAATATTCCCGCGGTTTTATTGGCAATCCCCATAAACCCGATTCTTTGCGCAGTACTTTCCGCAGGTCCGATGATCGCTACATACGGGTTTGCCGCCGTCTGAAGCAATGCCAGGCCGGTACCCGTTACAAACAAACCGCCCAGAAACACAAGGTAAGTTCTGGAATAAGCCGCAGGCAAAAACATAAAAGTACCTATAGCCATCACCACCAGTCCGATCACCATTCCTTTTTTATAACCCGTATGCTGTAGTATCCAGGCAGAAGGAATGGCCATAAAAAAGTAAGCGATGTAAGAAGCAAAAGCCACAAATAACGACTGGAAGGTGGACAGCTCCAGGCAGATCTGAAAATAGGGTATCAGGATTCCGTTTACCCAGGTTATAAAACCGAAGACAAAGAACAGGATTGCAATAATAACGAGAGGATAAATGTATGTTTTTGGCCTGGTCATTTCCATAGAGGATACCTGTTTAGCTAAAAATTAAAAGAGAGACGTTGTGACAAGACTTAGGATTATGCAGAAAACTTTGATTATACCTGATTACGGTTAAAAGGGACCATACCATGAGAATATATATTTTTCGTCAAAACCCAGGCAGGTACTAAACTTAAAAAGATATCCCTGGAGAAAAATTTCTACCAGGAATACCTTTCCATACTACATCCTACTATCTAACAATCTTAGTTTTTATCCCACCAGAGCGGTGTACTTGCTTTATCTGGACCACTCAGCAATTTCACTGCTTCTGTTACAGCTGCACCATTGTTCTGCTTTTCAGAATCAATGAAAGGAAACCTTCTGATGAAAGCGGTATTCGGCACATCGGTATTCACGGAATTCACTACGTGGTACAGCTTGGGATAGAGCGTTCTCCGGAATTCGGCCCAGGCTTCACAGCCGTCAGGATACACAGCAAGCCACTTCTGCGTTCCGATCTGTTCGCGCTGCACTGCCTCAGAAGCTCCCCATTTCACGGGAATATTACTTACCGCCGGAGAATTTTGTGAATCACCAGGCGCTATCGGAGGAGTGGTTCCGTTGATATAGGTTTCTACGTCAGCACCGCTGTAACCCCAGGTTGCCATAGAAGCACGGATACCTTCGTTGTAGAAACTCTCCGCAGTACCTGTACCCATGTTCCAGCCGTTCAGGGCACCTTCCGCTCTCAGGAAATAG
It includes:
- a CDS encoding dipeptide epimerase; its protein translation is MNIKTIRSYAKSVPLKRPYTIARETISVAEIIFFEVELSNGVIGKGAANPDPEVIGETPEQTLYNLGSEKVYLGLKGKDIREFLSHIAFFRQIYPDFPATLAAIDIALHDAFGKWIGLPVVDFYGRHHNSMPTSITIGIKNVAETLYEAKEYKDQGFRILKIKTGVNAQEDAERVIRLYETFGDYFTVRVDANEGYSAEDLRFFLDQTASVPLELTEQPFHPRMDKMLLQFPAGIRRKLAADESLKDARTALRLANEALFGIFNIKLMKCGGITAAFEIANIARQADIELFWGCNDESSLSISAALHAAFACRNTRYLDLDGSFDLMEDEQESGFVVKNGYLRIKSNPGIS
- a CDS encoding DUF1611 domain-containing protein, which codes for MQKAILLTAGLLDTPDAKTAHGLIRESERFEIVGVVDGKHAGKDAGEVLDGIFRNIPIFAGVEDAMSAAPAYCIVGVATTGGKFPGFMLKMVETAVQNKLSVINGLHDYLSEHKDIVDLAAENGVELHDIRKPKSFRDLHFWTGEILQLKTPVVAVMGTDCALGKRTATRLLVKACWEAGLQAQMIYTGQTGWLQGGQYGFIFDSTLNDFVSGELEHAILTCARETNPDIIFIEGQSALRNPSGPCGAEFLLSGMAKQVILVHSPTREYFDMEPHFGKIPTVESEIELIRLYGSQVIGLALNTENCDEETYRSFQKKYETELGIPVLLPIQEGCEGIVPVMKAMVP
- a CDS encoding Lrp/AsnC family transcriptional regulator; the encoded protein is MTEDLDKKILNLLQKNAKLTIKELAETLEMSTTPVFERIKRLEREGVIKGYVAIIDQEKVGRGQTVFVNIKMPVYTAENIALFEDQIREMPQVLECYHLAGPIDYQLKVVVENIKEYDRFLLEISKIRNVNIESSVIVLHDVKQQTAITL
- a CDS encoding sugar MFS transporter, whose translation is MEMTRPKTYIYPLVIIAILFFVFGFITWVNGILIPYFQICLELSTFQSLFVAFASYIAYFFMAIPSAWILQHTGYKKGMVIGLVVMAIGTFMFLPAAYSRTYLVFLGGLFVTGTGLALLQTAANPYVAIIGPAESTAQRIGFMGIANKTAGILSQRILGAIFLLNADSIVESISAATNVERAAILDEYILKVVNPYLVITLILLALAVLVWLSKLPEIDEHADQSVSADSGTDDRTSVFQYPYLVLGVLALFMSAACEVIPIDGIIVYSRALGIPLNEARHFAEYALYAMLVGYVSSTILIPRWLSQQAALMYCAIGGIVMVTASYFTSGLISVYCLICTGFGSALLWGTIWGLAIRNLKRFTKIGSALLLMSVIGGGIFPLIFGTLIDYNPGWPQTSVLVLIPCYLFLFYYAVWGYRLGRWKTVIPAETTV
- a CDS encoding serine hydrolase domain-containing protein, with amino-acid sequence MYKSCLNRPKTRWAGVVILAGLFLFSCKTSKKVTVTKDMKTRLDNLLATVPDFSGVLLVADQGKIVYHKAWGYRSFETKESMDTASVFELASVSKQFTALTIMQMKEAGKLSFDDPIDKYLPGLPYTGVTIRHLLTHTSGLPDYQEIMDKYWNKTKVAGNTDNIAYLIQYHPPRLFEPGEKYAYSNTGYMLLASITEKVSGQDFITFCRTRFFGPAQMTQTDIRTVAEKKQLPNLAAGHIYVKEKQQYVPADSFPQFNYAIWLGNRKGPGRVSSTSADLLKWDRILYSGKIVKPETLLEAFSPTRLNDDSLSWYGFGWKIRQSKKGKVVWHNGDNPGYATQFERYIDADKTIILLSNNAHPKIPDILQSVEAIVEE